A genomic segment from Alteribacillus bidgolensis encodes:
- a CDS encoding N-acetylmannosamine-6-phosphate 2-epimerase — MTHPVLQQWKNQLIVSCQALEDEPLHSSFIMGRMALAAKAGGAAGIRANSASDINEIKKQTNLPVIGIRKKVYPDSDVFITPTLEEIVEIAESGAEMIAVDATNRKRPKDEKIETQIAFIREKYSSIALMADVSSLEEAIDAEKLGFDCVSTTLIGYTKETEGQSLADNDFELLRAITDAVSIPVVAEGKISTPELAGDALENGAHCVVVGSAITRPQLITKTFYDQIVKTEAGS, encoded by the coding sequence ATGACACATCCAGTATTACAGCAATGGAAAAATCAACTAATCGTATCATGCCAGGCTCTAGAAGATGAGCCCCTCCACTCTTCCTTTATTATGGGAAGAATGGCTTTGGCAGCAAAGGCAGGTGGAGCAGCCGGCATCCGTGCAAATTCGGCGTCCGATATTAATGAAATTAAAAAACAAACAAATTTACCTGTTATCGGCATTCGAAAAAAGGTGTATCCTGATAGTGATGTATTTATCACTCCTACTTTAGAAGAAATAGTTGAAATTGCTGAATCTGGTGCAGAGATGATTGCAGTAGATGCAACAAATAGAAAAAGACCAAAAGACGAAAAAATAGAAACGCAAATAGCATTCATTCGTGAAAAATATTCATCAATTGCTCTAATGGCCGATGTTTCTTCTCTTGAAGAAGCAATCGATGCAGAAAAACTAGGTTTTGATTGTGTCTCCACCACGTTAATCGGTTATACGAAAGAAACCGAAGGACAATCCCTTGCAGACAACGATTTTGAATTATTAAGAGCTATCACTGACGCCGTTTCTATTCCAGTCGTAGCAGAAGGGAAAATCTCTACACCTGAATTGGCGGGCGATGCTTTAGAAAACGGGGCACATTGTGTAGTGGTCGGAAGTGCCATTACACGCCCGCAGCTTATTACAAAAACGTTTTATGACCAAATTGTAAAAACAG
- a CDS encoding sialidase family protein produces the protein MMTDIDELGTNIPSLFPHNHASNIILLRNGDRLCVWFGGSREGRADISILLSRLNKGSDEWSTPTVVSNDSERSEQNPILFENPNGELWLIYTAQDAVHQDSAVVRCRISNDNGYTWSNVKTLFDKSGSFVRNPPVVLENGDIILPAYYSLKSEDGFLGNDFSVVKISSDNGKTWTEHEVEKSKGLVHMSIVRLADDNLVAFFRSRKADYIYRSTSSDYGKTWTTPEKTELPNNNASIQGLRLNNDSIAVIFNNINAEMKPPVENRPPWFDKSDMDAVGVKEKENPSAIWGVQRSPLAIAVSEDEGLTWPYIKNIVTDVEGNPEFSYPSIEKIEDNKIDITFTNRRDCIRYLSLQKDWLKS, from the coding sequence ATGATGACAGATATTGACGAGTTAGGTACAAATATACCAAGCTTGTTCCCACATAATCATGCTTCGAACATTATTTTACTACGAAATGGTGATAGACTTTGTGTTTGGTTTGGAGGATCGAGAGAGGGCAGAGCCGATATTTCTATACTCCTCTCAAGATTGAATAAAGGGTCGGATGAGTGGAGCACACCAACTGTTGTGTCAAATGACTCTGAACGATCAGAACAAAATCCTATTTTATTTGAAAATCCAAATGGGGAATTATGGTTGATTTATACAGCCCAAGACGCGGTCCACCAAGACTCCGCCGTTGTACGCTGCAGAATCTCAAATGATAATGGATATACTTGGAGCAACGTGAAAACATTATTCGATAAATCAGGCTCATTTGTTAGGAACCCTCCAGTTGTATTAGAAAACGGGGACATCATTTTACCTGCTTACTATAGCTTGAAATCTGAAGATGGGTTTTTAGGAAACGACTTCAGTGTTGTTAAAATATCCTCCGACAATGGAAAGACGTGGACAGAACACGAGGTTGAAAAAAGCAAAGGCTTAGTTCATATGAGTATTGTGAGATTAGCAGATGACAACTTGGTTGCTTTCTTTAGAAGTAGAAAAGCAGATTATATCTATCGAAGCACATCGTCTGATTATGGAAAGACCTGGACTACCCCTGAAAAAACAGAGCTCCCTAATAATAATGCTTCGATTCAAGGATTACGTTTAAACAACGATAGTATAGCAGTCATTTTTAATAATATCAATGCAGAAATGAAGCCGCCGGTAGAAAATAGGCCCCCTTGGTTTGATAAAAGTGACATGGATGCAGTTGGTGTAAAGGAAAAAGAGAATCCTAGTGCTATCTGGGGTGTGCAGCGTTCTCCTTTAGCTATTGCTGTTTCAGAAGATGAAGGGCTTACTTGGCCATATATAAAAAATATTGTCACAGATGTAGAAGGAAACCCTGAATTTTCCTATCCGTCTATTGAGAAGATTGAAGATAACAAAATAGATATTACATTTACGAATAGGCGAGATTGTATTAGATACCTTTCTTTACAAAAGGATTGGCTAAAAAGTTAA
- a CDS encoding PTS transporter subunit EIIC, translating to MKTAFFEKAQRFGKSFMLPIAVLPAAGLLLGIGGAFSNSATIEAYPFLDQDWLQAIFITMSSAGSIVFANLAVIFAVGVAIGLARADKGTAGLAAMLGYLVMNATINAILNITGNIAEEENMAEVGQGMLLGIQSLETGVFGGVVVGLMTYFLHNRFNKIELPRFLGFFGGSRFIPIVTAFFSILLGLALYYVWPPIQSFIFSLGGIIEATGYIGTLVYGFVLRLLGPFGLHHIFYIPFWTTSLGGSMEIAGSIVEGTQRIFFAQLSEGNVEQFFIGTARFMSGRHITMMFGLIGACLAMYHMAKPENKKKVFGLLFSAGLTSFLTGITEPIEFSFLFLAPLLYVIHAFYDGLAFMLAHMFEITIGQTFSGGFIDFLLFGVLQGNDKTNWMMVPVIGIPWFFLYYFTFRFAIGKFDLKTPGREAEDSTDHTMKGTDRAEAIISGLGGKNNVKDLDSCATRLRVSVHSVENVSKDALKNTGAKGVLTSGNGVQVIYGPEVTSIKNEVEEILGEMN from the coding sequence ATGAAAACAGCTTTCTTTGAAAAAGCACAGCGATTTGGTAAATCATTTATGCTTCCTATAGCCGTGCTGCCAGCTGCGGGTCTGCTTCTTGGTATCGGCGGGGCTTTTAGTAACAGCGCTACAATAGAAGCATATCCCTTCCTTGATCAAGATTGGCTTCAAGCGATCTTTATTACGATGAGTTCTGCTGGAAGTATTGTATTTGCTAACTTGGCTGTCATTTTCGCGGTGGGGGTTGCGATTGGTTTGGCTCGTGCTGATAAAGGAACAGCCGGTCTTGCTGCAATGCTTGGTTATCTTGTTATGAACGCCACCATTAATGCCATTTTAAACATTACAGGTAATATTGCAGAGGAAGAAAATATGGCTGAAGTGGGGCAAGGAATGCTTCTTGGTATTCAGTCTCTTGAAACCGGTGTATTTGGGGGAGTGGTTGTTGGACTGATGACGTATTTCCTCCATAACAGATTTAACAAAATTGAATTACCACGTTTTCTCGGATTTTTCGGAGGTTCTCGGTTTATTCCAATTGTTACTGCATTCTTTTCGATTTTACTAGGTTTAGCTCTGTATTACGTTTGGCCTCCTATTCAATCTTTTATTTTTTCATTAGGCGGGATTATAGAAGCCACTGGTTATATTGGAACCTTAGTGTATGGGTTTGTCCTGCGGCTCTTAGGTCCTTTTGGCCTGCACCATATTTTTTATATTCCATTTTGGACCACCAGTCTTGGAGGGTCCATGGAAATAGCGGGCTCTATCGTAGAAGGGACGCAGCGAATTTTCTTCGCTCAACTTAGCGAAGGTAATGTCGAACAATTCTTTATCGGTACGGCACGCTTTATGTCCGGCCGCCATATTACCATGATGTTTGGCTTAATTGGAGCTTGTTTGGCTATGTACCATATGGCAAAGCCTGAGAATAAGAAAAAAGTATTTGGGCTCTTATTTTCTGCTGGTTTAACTTCTTTTTTAACAGGAATTACAGAACCTATAGAATTTTCTTTCTTGTTTTTAGCTCCGCTATTGTACGTCATTCATGCTTTTTATGACGGCTTAGCTTTTATGCTCGCTCATATGTTTGAAATTACGATTGGACAGACCTTTTCAGGAGGATTTATTGACTTTCTGTTATTCGGGGTCCTGCAAGGAAATGACAAAACAAATTGGATGATGGTTCCTGTCATTGGAATTCCATGGTTCTTCCTTTATTATTTCACCTTCCGATTTGCTATCGGGAAATTTGATCTAAAGACGCCAGGACGTGAAGCAGAAGATAGCACGGATCATACGATGAAAGGAACAGACCGTGCAGAAGCTATCATATCTGGACTAGGCGGCAAAAATAATGTGAAAGATCTTGATTCCTGCGCAACAAGATTACGTGTAAGTGTGCATTCTGTTGAAAACGTTTCAAAAGACGCTTTAAAAAATACAGGAGCTAAAGGAGTCCTTACTAGCGGCAACGGAGTACAGGTTATTTATGGACCTGAGGTAACTAGTATTAAAAATGAAGTAGAAGAAATATTAGGAGAGATGAATTAA
- a CDS encoding SDR family NAD(P)-dependent oxidoreductase translates to MSLDNKVAIVTGASRGVGRATALALAENGSAVVINGTNIQILEELAEEIETMGSESMIQAGDVTVPQTAKEVVESTINRFNKIDILVNNAGINRRSSTLDMTLEEWDEVLNVNLNANLYFSKAVLPHMINQNAGKIINVSSTAGKAVHRNAAPSYGTAKAGVNYLTMHLAMEGAPHNILVNGVCPGPIETDMSKQWSEEYHEQILQKIPLKRLGKPEDVANTILFLASEKSDFITGETININGGSFMN, encoded by the coding sequence ATGTCATTAGATAATAAGGTAGCAATCGTAACTGGTGCTAGTAGGGGTGTGGGAAGAGCAACAGCATTAGCTTTAGCTGAGAATGGATCTGCTGTAGTTATAAACGGTACTAATATCCAAATATTAGAGGAGCTTGCTGAAGAAATAGAAACAATGGGTTCTGAGTCTATGATACAGGCAGGTGATGTGACTGTACCACAGACTGCGAAAGAAGTTGTGGAGTCAACCATAAATCGTTTTAATAAAATTGATATCTTAGTAAACAATGCAGGGATTAATAGGAGAAGCTCTACTTTAGACATGACTCTAGAGGAATGGGATGAAGTGTTGAATGTTAACTTAAATGCAAACCTTTATTTTAGCAAAGCAGTTCTCCCCCATATGATCAATCAAAACGCTGGGAAAATTATTAATGTTAGTTCGACTGCAGGAAAAGCAGTTCATAGAAACGCTGCACCTTCTTATGGTACAGCAAAAGCGGGAGTTAATTATTTAACGATGCATTTAGCCATGGAGGGTGCTCCGCATAATATTTTAGTTAACGGTGTATGTCCAGGACCGATAGAAACCGATATGAGTAAGCAATGGTCTGAAGAATACCATGAACAAATTTTGCAAAAAATTCCTTTAAAAAGACTGGGAAAGCCTGAAGATGTAGCAAATACTATTTTGTTTTTGGCTTCGGAAAAATCTGATTTTATAACCGGAGAGACTATTAACATCAACGGTGGTTCCTTCATGAATTAA
- a CDS encoding TRAP transporter substrate-binding protein, with amino-acid sequence MKTLISTLLFGMTAASLIGCGSGDAGGEASEEAEGETVELVAATINPSDSLLARSLTAFADEVENQSDGAIEFTVHTGGQAGDASSLYQSVITGDIDVIYSDPDWFAEHNPEFNVLGTNYLFEDQEHFESVVNESDKLSYFEDLLVEDPGLKTVMYAGGLERNIISTFPIESIEDLEGQDMRSGGSSTEMEWWKNLGANPSTIDFSEVYTAIQTGVVDGSQNSLDAMIEQRFGEVADYVARTQHELTLGFVVMNNERYESLDSELQEAIQTASEEVQAEYISKAFEQAEEDMETLESEFGVEFTEPDREEFIERSRVQMEEIAEEQGIEEEVEDIFVK; translated from the coding sequence ATGAAGACACTAATTAGTACGTTACTTTTTGGCATGACCGCGGCATCACTGATAGGTTGTGGTAGTGGTGATGCAGGCGGTGAGGCTTCTGAAGAAGCAGAGGGAGAGACAGTTGAATTAGTAGCAGCTACTATTAACCCCAGTGACTCTCTTTTGGCAAGATCATTAACTGCGTTTGCTGATGAGGTAGAAAACCAGAGCGATGGAGCCATCGAATTTACTGTCCACACGGGTGGACAAGCAGGTGATGCATCAAGTTTATATCAATCTGTCATAACTGGAGATATTGATGTCATTTATTCTGATCCCGATTGGTTTGCTGAACACAATCCAGAATTTAATGTGCTAGGAACCAATTATCTGTTTGAGGATCAAGAACATTTTGAATCTGTTGTGAATGAAAGTGATAAATTATCTTATTTTGAAGATTTATTAGTTGAAGATCCTGGTTTGAAAACAGTTATGTATGCCGGTGGATTAGAGAGAAATATTATTAGTACATTTCCAATTGAATCTATAGAGGATCTTGAAGGTCAAGATATGCGCAGCGGTGGTTCGAGTACGGAAATGGAATGGTGGAAAAACTTAGGGGCAAATCCTAGTACCATTGATTTCAGCGAAGTATATACGGCAATTCAAACTGGTGTAGTAGATGGATCTCAAAACAGTTTAGATGCAATGATTGAACAACGGTTTGGTGAAGTAGCAGATTACGTGGCAAGAACCCAGCATGAACTCACTTTAGGATTTGTAGTGATGAATAATGAAAGATATGAGTCCCTTGATTCCGAATTGCAAGAAGCCATTCAAACTGCTTCCGAAGAAGTACAGGCAGAGTATATAAGTAAGGCTTTTGAGCAGGCAGAAGAAGATATGGAAACATTAGAAAGCGAATTTGGAGTAGAATTTACAGAGCCAGACCGCGAGGAATTCATTGAAAGGTCCAGGGTACAGATGGAAGAAATTGCTGAGGAACAAGGAATTGAAGAGGAAGTAGAAGACATTTTCGTGAAGTAA